The Gasterosteus aculeatus chromosome 8, fGasAcu3.hap1.1, whole genome shotgun sequence genome has a window encoding:
- the LOC120823662 gene encoding GTPase IMAP family member 8-like isoform X2: MESPLGEPGSTTLTEVRLVLIGGRGSGKSFSGNTILGKDALECGRTRTAQTQVRHARVEGRRLVVVVDGPGWSGSLSLAEKQRFKLHASACPPGPHAFLLVVPLDTAFSSGSRRAVEEHMKLLGEAAWRHTLLLFTCGDFLGEKTIEQHIEGEGESLRWLTERCGNRYHVFHNEEKGNLRQVQGLLEKVEEMAQRGGFFRLNEATLNAVKEKQREAEERAKERKRRTEEQRRQRRELFPDATSEPLEITIVMLGQKTSGKSATGNHLLSKEVFPTCKNKTCQVAGGAVAGRVLTVIDTPGWRNNPSACTEARDKEIVRGLSLSPQGVHAVLLVVALDQNFGDKERAALEAHVGLLGAGVWGHAVVLLTHGDSLAGRPVEEHIELESGALRWLVERCEHRYHVVNNAKRAEPGQTAELFQKIEEMVAGNGGQLFHPEAGKVHLRIEEKFASTRLKEVKKRRMEAEFRRRELELMESFKETLLRLQGSVRSRSKSPSESLELLDSLELRFLQKKEVGKEEEIIDRTICLEIEKLDKEMEKTKSSVDVQSSMDFIFPDLNAATPASQGGNSSRRLDNVLGWLSKLQVGEENQTTLNFSQTSGYRSELDLNDLNE; this comes from the exons ATGGAAAGTCCTCTCG GGGAGCCGGGGAGCACCACCCTGACGGAGGTCCGACTCGTCCTGATCGGCGGCCGGGGGTCCGGCAAGAGCTTCTCCGGCAACACCATCCTGGGGAAGGACGCGTTGGAGTGCGGCCGCACGCGGACAGCTCAGACCCAGGTGAGGCACGCGAGGGTGGAGGGCCGgcggctggtggtggtggtggacggCCCCGGGTGGAGCggctccctctccctcgccgAGAAGCAGCGGTTTAAACTCCACGCCTCCGCGTGCCCGCCGGGGCCCCACGCCTTCCTCCTGGTGGTGCCCCTGGACACGGCCTTCTCGTCGGGGAGCCGGCGGGCGGTGGAGGAGCACATGAAGCTGCTGGGGGAGGCGGCCTGGAGACACACCCTGCTGCTCTTCACCTGCGGGGACTTCCTCGGGGAGAAGACCATCGAGCAGCACATCGAGGGCGAGGGAGAGTCGCTCAGGTGGTTGACGGAGAGGTGCGGGAACAGGTACCACGTGTTCCACAACGAGGAGAAGGGGAACCTCCGTCAGGTACAGGGGCtgctggagaaggtggaggagatggcGCAGCGTGGCGGCTTCTTCCGGCTAAACGAGGCGACGCTGAACGCCGTCAAGGAGAAGCAGCGGGAAGCGGAAGAGAGGgcgaaagagaggaagaggaggaccgaagagcagaggagacaaaggagggAACTCTTTCCAG aCGCCACTAGCGAGCCTCTGGAGATCACCATCGTGATGCTCGGTCAGAAGACCTCTGGGAAGAGCGCCACGGGAAACCACCTCCTGAGCAAAGAGGTGTTCCCCACCTGCAAGAACAAGACCTGCCaggtggcggggggggcagTCGCCGGCAGGGTTCTCACTGTCATCGACACCCCGGGCTGGCGGAATAATCCCTCTGCCTGCACCGAAGCGCGGGACAAAGAAATAGTCCGAGGTCTCTCGCTAAGCCCCCAGGGGGTCCACGCCGTCCTGCTGGTGGTCGCCTTGGACCAGAACTTCGGAGACAAGGAGCGGGCCGCCTTGGAGGCTCACGTGGGCCTCCTGGGCGCCGGCGTCTGGGGGCACGCCGTGGTCCTCCTCACCCACGGGGACAGCTTGGCGGGCCGACCCGTGGAGGAGCACATCGAGCTGGAGAGCGGCGCCCTGCGCTGGCTGGTCGAAAGGTGCGAGCATCGCTACCACGTGGTTAACAACGCCAAAAGGGCGGAGCCGGGTCAGACCGCAGAGCTCTTCCAGAAGATCGAGGAAATGGTGGCGGGAAACGGCGGGCAGCTCTTCCACCCCGAGGCGGGCAAGGTCCACCTGAGGATAGAGGAGAAGTTTGCGAGTACGCGGctgaaggaggtgaagaagcGGCGGATGGAGGCGGAGTTCAGGCGGAGGGAgctggagctgatggagagCTTCAAGGAGACGCTCCTCCGCCTGCAGGGAAGCGTGAGGAGCAGATCAAAGTCGCCAAGTGAGTCCCTCGAGCTTCTTGATTCCCTCGAGCTTC GTTTCCTCCAGAAGAAGGAAGtcggaaaggaggaggaaataatTGACAGAACAATCTGCCTGGAAATTGAAAAGCTGGATaaggaaatggaaaaaacaaaatcctcaGTTGATGTGCAGAGCAGCATGGACTTCATCTTCCCCGATT TAAACGCGGCGACTCCGGCGTCTCAGGGGGGAAATTCCTCCCGCCGCTTGGACAACGTTCTCGGGTGGCTGTCGAAGCTCCAGGTCGGCGAGGAGAACCAGACGACCCTGAACTTCTCCCAGACCTCCGGGTACAGATCGGAGCTGGACCTCAATGACCTGAACGAATGA
- the LOC120823662 gene encoding GTPase IMAP family member 8-like isoform X4 has translation MESPLGEPGSTTLTEVRLVLIGGRGSGKSFSGNTILGKDALECGRTRTAQTQVRHARVEGRRLVVVVDGPGWSGSLSLAEKQRFKLHASACPPGPHAFLLVVPLDTAFSSGSRRAVEEHMKLLGEAAWRHTLLLFTCGDFLGEKTIEQHIEGEGESLRWLTERCGNRYHVFHNEEKGNLRQVQGLLEKVEEMAQRGGFFRLNEATLNAVKEKQREAEERAKERKRRTEEQRRQRRELFPDATSEPLEITIVMLGQKTSGKSATGNHLLSKEVFPTCKNKTCQVAGGAVAGRVLTVIDTPGWRNNPSACTEARDKEIVRGLSLSPQGVHAVLLVVALDQNFGDKERAALEAHVGLLGAGVWGHAVVLLTHGDSLAGRPVEEHIELESGALRWLVERCEHRYHVVNNAKRAEPGQTAELFQKIEEMVAGNGGQLFHPEAGKVHLRIEEKFASTRLKEVKKRRMEAEFRRRELELMESFKETLLRLQGSVRSRSKSPSFLQKKEVGKEEEIIDRTICLEIEKLDKEMEKTKSSVDVQSSMDFIFPDLNAATPASQGGNSSRRLDNVLGWLSKLQVGEENQTTLNFSQTSGYRSELDLNDLNE, from the exons ATGGAAAGTCCTCTCG GGGAGCCGGGGAGCACCACCCTGACGGAGGTCCGACTCGTCCTGATCGGCGGCCGGGGGTCCGGCAAGAGCTTCTCCGGCAACACCATCCTGGGGAAGGACGCGTTGGAGTGCGGCCGCACGCGGACAGCTCAGACCCAGGTGAGGCACGCGAGGGTGGAGGGCCGgcggctggtggtggtggtggacggCCCCGGGTGGAGCggctccctctccctcgccgAGAAGCAGCGGTTTAAACTCCACGCCTCCGCGTGCCCGCCGGGGCCCCACGCCTTCCTCCTGGTGGTGCCCCTGGACACGGCCTTCTCGTCGGGGAGCCGGCGGGCGGTGGAGGAGCACATGAAGCTGCTGGGGGAGGCGGCCTGGAGACACACCCTGCTGCTCTTCACCTGCGGGGACTTCCTCGGGGAGAAGACCATCGAGCAGCACATCGAGGGCGAGGGAGAGTCGCTCAGGTGGTTGACGGAGAGGTGCGGGAACAGGTACCACGTGTTCCACAACGAGGAGAAGGGGAACCTCCGTCAGGTACAGGGGCtgctggagaaggtggaggagatggcGCAGCGTGGCGGCTTCTTCCGGCTAAACGAGGCGACGCTGAACGCCGTCAAGGAGAAGCAGCGGGAAGCGGAAGAGAGGgcgaaagagaggaagaggaggaccgaagagcagaggagacaaaggagggAACTCTTTCCAG aCGCCACTAGCGAGCCTCTGGAGATCACCATCGTGATGCTCGGTCAGAAGACCTCTGGGAAGAGCGCCACGGGAAACCACCTCCTGAGCAAAGAGGTGTTCCCCACCTGCAAGAACAAGACCTGCCaggtggcggggggggcagTCGCCGGCAGGGTTCTCACTGTCATCGACACCCCGGGCTGGCGGAATAATCCCTCTGCCTGCACCGAAGCGCGGGACAAAGAAATAGTCCGAGGTCTCTCGCTAAGCCCCCAGGGGGTCCACGCCGTCCTGCTGGTGGTCGCCTTGGACCAGAACTTCGGAGACAAGGAGCGGGCCGCCTTGGAGGCTCACGTGGGCCTCCTGGGCGCCGGCGTCTGGGGGCACGCCGTGGTCCTCCTCACCCACGGGGACAGCTTGGCGGGCCGACCCGTGGAGGAGCACATCGAGCTGGAGAGCGGCGCCCTGCGCTGGCTGGTCGAAAGGTGCGAGCATCGCTACCACGTGGTTAACAACGCCAAAAGGGCGGAGCCGGGTCAGACCGCAGAGCTCTTCCAGAAGATCGAGGAAATGGTGGCGGGAAACGGCGGGCAGCTCTTCCACCCCGAGGCGGGCAAGGTCCACCTGAGGATAGAGGAGAAGTTTGCGAGTACGCGGctgaaggaggtgaagaagcGGCGGATGGAGGCGGAGTTCAGGCGGAGGGAgctggagctgatggagagCTTCAAGGAGACGCTCCTCCGCCTGCAGGGAAGCGTGAGGAGCAGATCAAAGTCGCCAA GTTTCCTCCAGAAGAAGGAAGtcggaaaggaggaggaaataatTGACAGAACAATCTGCCTGGAAATTGAAAAGCTGGATaaggaaatggaaaaaacaaaatcctcaGTTGATGTGCAGAGCAGCATGGACTTCATCTTCCCCGATT TAAACGCGGCGACTCCGGCGTCTCAGGGGGGAAATTCCTCCCGCCGCTTGGACAACGTTCTCGGGTGGCTGTCGAAGCTCCAGGTCGGCGAGGAGAACCAGACGACCCTGAACTTCTCCCAGACCTCCGGGTACAGATCGGAGCTGGACCTCAATGACCTGAACGAATGA
- the LOC120823662 gene encoding GTPase IMAP family member 8-like isoform X3 yields the protein MESPLGEPGSTTLTEVRLVLIGGRGSGKSFSGNTILGKDALECGRTRTAQTQVRHARVEGRRLVVVVDGPGWSGSLSLAEKQRFKLHASACPPGPHAFLLVVPLDTAFSSGSRRAVEEHMKLLGEAAWRHTLLLFTCGDFLGEKTIEQHIEGEGESLRWLTERCGNRYHVFHNEEKGNLRQVQGLLEKVEEMAQRGGFFRLNEATLNAVKEKQREAEERAKERKRRTEEQRRQRRELFPDATSEPLEITIVMLGQKTSGKSATGNHLLSKEVFPTCKNKTCQVAGGAVAGRVLTVIDTPGWRNNPSACTEARDKEIVRGLSLSPQGVHAVLLVVALDQNFGDKERAALEAHVGLLGAGVWGHAVVLLTHGDSLAGRPVEEHIELESGALRWLVERCEHRYHVVNNAKRAEPGQTAELFQKIEEMVAGNGGQLFHPEAGKVHLRIEEKFASTRLKEVKKRRMEAEFRRRELELMESFKETLLRLQGSVRSRSKSPTTGFLQKKEVGKEEEIIDRTICLEIEKLDKEMEKTKSSVDVQSSMDFIFPDLNAATPASQGGNSSRRLDNVLGWLSKLQVGEENQTTLNFSQTSGYRSELDLNDLNE from the exons ATGGAAAGTCCTCTCG GGGAGCCGGGGAGCACCACCCTGACGGAGGTCCGACTCGTCCTGATCGGCGGCCGGGGGTCCGGCAAGAGCTTCTCCGGCAACACCATCCTGGGGAAGGACGCGTTGGAGTGCGGCCGCACGCGGACAGCTCAGACCCAGGTGAGGCACGCGAGGGTGGAGGGCCGgcggctggtggtggtggtggacggCCCCGGGTGGAGCggctccctctccctcgccgAGAAGCAGCGGTTTAAACTCCACGCCTCCGCGTGCCCGCCGGGGCCCCACGCCTTCCTCCTGGTGGTGCCCCTGGACACGGCCTTCTCGTCGGGGAGCCGGCGGGCGGTGGAGGAGCACATGAAGCTGCTGGGGGAGGCGGCCTGGAGACACACCCTGCTGCTCTTCACCTGCGGGGACTTCCTCGGGGAGAAGACCATCGAGCAGCACATCGAGGGCGAGGGAGAGTCGCTCAGGTGGTTGACGGAGAGGTGCGGGAACAGGTACCACGTGTTCCACAACGAGGAGAAGGGGAACCTCCGTCAGGTACAGGGGCtgctggagaaggtggaggagatggcGCAGCGTGGCGGCTTCTTCCGGCTAAACGAGGCGACGCTGAACGCCGTCAAGGAGAAGCAGCGGGAAGCGGAAGAGAGGgcgaaagagaggaagaggaggaccgaagagcagaggagacaaaggagggAACTCTTTCCAG aCGCCACTAGCGAGCCTCTGGAGATCACCATCGTGATGCTCGGTCAGAAGACCTCTGGGAAGAGCGCCACGGGAAACCACCTCCTGAGCAAAGAGGTGTTCCCCACCTGCAAGAACAAGACCTGCCaggtggcggggggggcagTCGCCGGCAGGGTTCTCACTGTCATCGACACCCCGGGCTGGCGGAATAATCCCTCTGCCTGCACCGAAGCGCGGGACAAAGAAATAGTCCGAGGTCTCTCGCTAAGCCCCCAGGGGGTCCACGCCGTCCTGCTGGTGGTCGCCTTGGACCAGAACTTCGGAGACAAGGAGCGGGCCGCCTTGGAGGCTCACGTGGGCCTCCTGGGCGCCGGCGTCTGGGGGCACGCCGTGGTCCTCCTCACCCACGGGGACAGCTTGGCGGGCCGACCCGTGGAGGAGCACATCGAGCTGGAGAGCGGCGCCCTGCGCTGGCTGGTCGAAAGGTGCGAGCATCGCTACCACGTGGTTAACAACGCCAAAAGGGCGGAGCCGGGTCAGACCGCAGAGCTCTTCCAGAAGATCGAGGAAATGGTGGCGGGAAACGGCGGGCAGCTCTTCCACCCCGAGGCGGGCAAGGTCCACCTGAGGATAGAGGAGAAGTTTGCGAGTACGCGGctgaaggaggtgaagaagcGGCGGATGGAGGCGGAGTTCAGGCGGAGGGAgctggagctgatggagagCTTCAAGGAGACGCTCCTCCGCCTGCAGGGAAGCGTGAGGAGCAGATCAAAGTCGCCAA CCACAGGTTTCCTCCAGAAGAAGGAAGtcggaaaggaggaggaaataatTGACAGAACAATCTGCCTGGAAATTGAAAAGCTGGATaaggaaatggaaaaaacaaaatcctcaGTTGATGTGCAGAGCAGCATGGACTTCATCTTCCCCGATT TAAACGCGGCGACTCCGGCGTCTCAGGGGGGAAATTCCTCCCGCCGCTTGGACAACGTTCTCGGGTGGCTGTCGAAGCTCCAGGTCGGCGAGGAGAACCAGACGACCCTGAACTTCTCCCAGACCTCCGGGTACAGATCGGAGCTGGACCTCAATGACCTGAACGAATGA
- the LOC120823662 gene encoding GTPase IMAP family member 8-like isoform X1: MESPLGEPGSTTLTEVRLVLIGGRGSGKSFSGNTILGKDALECGRTRTAQTQVRHARVEGRRLVVVVDGPGWSGSLSLAEKQRFKLHASACPPGPHAFLLVVPLDTAFSSGSRRAVEEHMKLLGEAAWRHTLLLFTCGDFLGEKTIEQHIEGEGESLRWLTERCGNRYHVFHNEEKGNLRQVQGLLEKVEEMAQRGGFFRLNEATLNAVKEKQREAEERAKERKRRTEEQRRQRRELFPDATSEPLEITIVMLGQKTSGKSATGNHLLSKEVFPTCKNKTCQVAGGAVAGRVLTVIDTPGWRNNPSACTEARDKEIVRGLSLSPQGVHAVLLVVALDQNFGDKERAALEAHVGLLGAGVWGHAVVLLTHGDSLAGRPVEEHIELESGALRWLVERCEHRYHVVNNAKRAEPGQTAELFQKIEEMVAGNGGQLFHPEAGKVHLRIEEKFASTRLKEVKKRRMEAEFRRRELELMESFKETLLRLQGSVRSRSKSPSESLELLDSLELPTGFLQKKEVGKEEEIIDRTICLEIEKLDKEMEKTKSSVDVQSSMDFIFPDLNAATPASQGGNSSRRLDNVLGWLSKLQVGEENQTTLNFSQTSGYRSELDLNDLNE, encoded by the exons ATGGAAAGTCCTCTCG GGGAGCCGGGGAGCACCACCCTGACGGAGGTCCGACTCGTCCTGATCGGCGGCCGGGGGTCCGGCAAGAGCTTCTCCGGCAACACCATCCTGGGGAAGGACGCGTTGGAGTGCGGCCGCACGCGGACAGCTCAGACCCAGGTGAGGCACGCGAGGGTGGAGGGCCGgcggctggtggtggtggtggacggCCCCGGGTGGAGCggctccctctccctcgccgAGAAGCAGCGGTTTAAACTCCACGCCTCCGCGTGCCCGCCGGGGCCCCACGCCTTCCTCCTGGTGGTGCCCCTGGACACGGCCTTCTCGTCGGGGAGCCGGCGGGCGGTGGAGGAGCACATGAAGCTGCTGGGGGAGGCGGCCTGGAGACACACCCTGCTGCTCTTCACCTGCGGGGACTTCCTCGGGGAGAAGACCATCGAGCAGCACATCGAGGGCGAGGGAGAGTCGCTCAGGTGGTTGACGGAGAGGTGCGGGAACAGGTACCACGTGTTCCACAACGAGGAGAAGGGGAACCTCCGTCAGGTACAGGGGCtgctggagaaggtggaggagatggcGCAGCGTGGCGGCTTCTTCCGGCTAAACGAGGCGACGCTGAACGCCGTCAAGGAGAAGCAGCGGGAAGCGGAAGAGAGGgcgaaagagaggaagaggaggaccgaagagcagaggagacaaaggagggAACTCTTTCCAG aCGCCACTAGCGAGCCTCTGGAGATCACCATCGTGATGCTCGGTCAGAAGACCTCTGGGAAGAGCGCCACGGGAAACCACCTCCTGAGCAAAGAGGTGTTCCCCACCTGCAAGAACAAGACCTGCCaggtggcggggggggcagTCGCCGGCAGGGTTCTCACTGTCATCGACACCCCGGGCTGGCGGAATAATCCCTCTGCCTGCACCGAAGCGCGGGACAAAGAAATAGTCCGAGGTCTCTCGCTAAGCCCCCAGGGGGTCCACGCCGTCCTGCTGGTGGTCGCCTTGGACCAGAACTTCGGAGACAAGGAGCGGGCCGCCTTGGAGGCTCACGTGGGCCTCCTGGGCGCCGGCGTCTGGGGGCACGCCGTGGTCCTCCTCACCCACGGGGACAGCTTGGCGGGCCGACCCGTGGAGGAGCACATCGAGCTGGAGAGCGGCGCCCTGCGCTGGCTGGTCGAAAGGTGCGAGCATCGCTACCACGTGGTTAACAACGCCAAAAGGGCGGAGCCGGGTCAGACCGCAGAGCTCTTCCAGAAGATCGAGGAAATGGTGGCGGGAAACGGCGGGCAGCTCTTCCACCCCGAGGCGGGCAAGGTCCACCTGAGGATAGAGGAGAAGTTTGCGAGTACGCGGctgaaggaggtgaagaagcGGCGGATGGAGGCGGAGTTCAGGCGGAGGGAgctggagctgatggagagCTTCAAGGAGACGCTCCTCCGCCTGCAGGGAAGCGTGAGGAGCAGATCAAAGTCGCCAAGTGAGTCCCTCGAGCTTCTTGATTCCCTCGAGCTTC CCACAGGTTTCCTCCAGAAGAAGGAAGtcggaaaggaggaggaaataatTGACAGAACAATCTGCCTGGAAATTGAAAAGCTGGATaaggaaatggaaaaaacaaaatcctcaGTTGATGTGCAGAGCAGCATGGACTTCATCTTCCCCGATT TAAACGCGGCGACTCCGGCGTCTCAGGGGGGAAATTCCTCCCGCCGCTTGGACAACGTTCTCGGGTGGCTGTCGAAGCTCCAGGTCGGCGAGGAGAACCAGACGACCCTGAACTTCTCCCAGACCTCCGGGTACAGATCGGAGCTGGACCTCAATGACCTGAACGAATGA